From Qipengyuania soli:
CGACGCGACCCGGATTGTGGGCAAAAGGCTACAGCATGGGCGGGGGACTGCCAAGCCGGACGGGACCTGCTCCCGGGCGGCGGTCACTCCGGCGCGTAGATTCTCACCCAGTCGACCAGCATCGCAACCGTCCCGGTTTCGACCTTCGCGACCGTTTCTTGCGGTACGCCGTTGTACGGCTCCTTGATGCCGTTGGTCTTGAACGGATATGCGCCGCCCATCGCGAAATTTAGGATGATGTGCTTGGGATTGTCGAAGCGCCACTTGCCGTAATTCTCGACCATCGGACGCGTCACGCGATAAGTGACCTGGCCATCGATCTCGAAGTCGATCTGGTTCTCTTTCCACTCGACCGCATAAGTGTGCCACTGGGTCACATCGACGCCCTTGGGAAAGAAGTACTTGTCGACCAGCGGCGTCTCGCCCGAATAGCCGGGACCGTGGAGGGCAACCCCGACCCAGTCCTTTTCGCCAACGAACTCCATGATGTCGATCTCGCCCGTGTCGGGCCACTTGCCGTTGCCCAGCAGCCAGAAGGCAGGCCACACGCCTTCGGCATCGGGCATGCGGATGCGCGCCTCCGC
This genomic window contains:
- a CDS encoding glycoside hydrolase family 16 protein, whose translation is MTFRALACLILAAEAVNPASAHETGSPPTDRPVIFADEFNGASLDRTKWNVIGPDFWVNNEQQAYIDDPGVIAIVDGIAGADGGVLMLRPQHLPGIDPHPTRKAPFVSGRIDSRDKFDFTYGRAEARIRMPDAEGVWPAFWLLGNGKWPDTGEIDIMEFVGEKDWVGVALHGPGYSGETPLVDKYFFPKGVDVTQWHTYAVEWKENQIDFEIDGQVTYRVTRPMVENYGKWRFDNPKHIILNFAMGGAYPFKTNGIKEPYNGVPQETVAKVETGTVAMLVDWVRIYAPE